The genomic window ATCTTCGCTAACATGCTGGGCGTGTCGCTCTTCTTGCTTGTCGTTCTCTATCACTATGTGGCCGTCAACAATCCCAAGAAGCAGGAATGAAAGTGGCGCTTTTTCCGCCCCAGGTAAT from Eulemur rufifrons isolate Redbay chromosome 19, OSU_ERuf_1, whole genome shotgun sequence includes these protein-coding regions:
- the OST4 gene encoding dolichyl-diphosphooligosaccharide--protein glycosyltransferase subunit 4; the encoded protein is MITDVQLAIFANMLGVSLFLLVVLYHYVAVNNPKKQE